A single Lycorma delicatula isolate Av1 chromosome 12, ASM4794821v1, whole genome shotgun sequence DNA region contains:
- the Gmer gene encoding GDP-L-fucose synthase-like protein, with product MSDGDKLVILVTGGTGLVGKAIKTVVEEHGERQDNEQWIFVGSRDADLSDLEQTKKLFDKYHPTHVIHLAAMVGGLFHNMSNNLDFFRINMKINDNVLETSYQTGVKKVISCLSTCIFPDKTTYPIDETMIHNGPPHSSNFGYSYAKRMLDVSNHAYYEKYGKIFTSVVPCNVFGPYDNFNLHSSHVIPGLIRKLHDVIMSGGGVFTVLGSGKPLRQFIYSIDLARLIIFVLREYNSVEPIILSVDEKDEVSIAELATRISEAFEFKGEIKFDTSAADGQYKKTASNKKLRSLLPTDFKFTPFNIAITNSVDWYKSNYKTARL from the exons ATGTCAGATGGTGATAAATTAGTAATTCTTGTCACCGGTGGAACTGGTTTGGTTGGAAAAGCAATAAAAACTGTTGTAGAAGAACATGGTGAAAGGCAAGATAATGAACAATGGATATTTGTTGGATCAAGAGATGCTGACCTTAG TGACTTAGAACAAACTAAGAAGTTATTCGATAAATATCACCCGACGCATGTTATCCATTTGGCAGCAATGGTTGGAGGATTATTTCATAATATGTCAAATAATCTTGATttcttt agaattaatatgaaaattaatgataatgtttTGGAAACAAGTTACCAGACTGGCGTTAAAAAAGTTATCTCATGTTTATCAACTTGTATATTTCCTGATAAAACAACATATCCTATTGATGAAACTATG ATTCATAATGGACCACCACATTCCTCAAATTTTGGCTATAGTTATGCAAAACGAATGTTAGATGTATCTAATCATGCTTACTATGAAAAATATGGCAAAATATTTACTTCTGTTGTGCCTTGTAATGTGTTTGGACCATacgataattttaatttgcatagCAGTCATGTAATACCTGGACTCATTCGTAAATTACATGATGTTATAATGTCAG gtGGAGGTGTATTTACAGTTCTTGGTTCTGGTAAACCACTTCGTCAGTTTATATATTCAATTGATTTGGCTAGattgattatatttgttttaagagAATATAATAGTGTTGAACCTATTATACTTtctg tTGATGAAAAAGATGAAGTTTCGATTGCAGAATTAGCAACACGTATTTCAGAAGCATTTGAGTTcaaaggtgaaataaaatttgatacttCTGCTGCTGATGGTCAGTATAAAAAGACAGCTAGCAATAAGAAATTGCGTTCATTATTACCAACAGACTTTAAATTTACACCATTTAATATCGCTATTACAAATTCTGTTGACTGGTATAAAAGCAATTACAAAACTGCAAGATTATAA